One region of Streptomyces davaonensis JCM 4913 genomic DNA includes:
- a CDS encoding type IV secretory system conjugative DNA transfer family protein, with amino-acid sequence MSGPRTGGGYHEQLPWAIVALAGTGLTLFTVVWSGGTLGSGLTGNGFHAPPFAMSTVARLTTDGPAALWPTAPAAAVYAGMLALLALLAAPAALAVRFLVERASRPKGLAGRRELAAMCPKGIEARARELRPSLKGREQLRPDETGNLLGDLDPKGPELRSSYEDVELDLMAPRAGKSTGIAVPRVLRAQGAVLLTSNKSDVYAVTRAAREQAGTVWTFDPQGIAHSPRAMWWDLLGECHTIEGARRLAGHFVASVNDDTAKKDFWISAAQNTLTALFLAAARGKAPVVELLGWLADPADRTPIDLLREAKLVAMAEQLQGTVRGAVETRDGIYETARQTVSCLLDPEILAWVTPDPELPEFLPHQHVLGTDTLYLLSKDGGGSAAGVIAGLADATMRAGVVAAERMGGRLDPPLTAVLDEAANVCRISDLPDLYSHFGSRGINVVTLLQSYRQGARVWGEVGMDALWSAATVKLLGAGLDDADFVQKISTLVGQHDVRTPSVSRSKDGTSRSYSYRQEAVLPPDKIRALPKGTALLLATGVRPALIRLRPWYKEPGAAAISAAAKAETAAITQRAAGRLPGVTLGKR; translated from the coding sequence ATGAGCGGCCCGCGCACCGGAGGCGGCTACCACGAGCAACTGCCGTGGGCCATCGTCGCGCTCGCCGGCACCGGCCTCACCCTGTTCACCGTCGTCTGGTCCGGCGGCACCCTGGGCTCCGGTCTGACCGGCAACGGTTTCCACGCCCCGCCCTTCGCGATGTCCACCGTCGCCCGCCTCACCACCGACGGCCCGGCCGCGCTGTGGCCCACGGCACCGGCCGCCGCCGTCTACGCGGGCATGCTCGCCCTGCTGGCGCTCCTCGCCGCACCCGCCGCACTGGCCGTGCGGTTCCTGGTGGAGCGGGCGTCCCGTCCCAAGGGCCTGGCCGGGCGCCGTGAGCTGGCCGCCATGTGCCCCAAGGGCATCGAGGCCCGCGCCCGTGAACTGCGCCCGAGCCTCAAGGGGCGGGAACAGCTCCGCCCGGACGAGACCGGCAACCTCCTCGGCGACCTCGACCCCAAGGGCCCCGAACTGCGCAGCAGTTACGAGGATGTGGAACTCGACCTCATGGCACCCCGGGCGGGCAAGTCCACCGGCATCGCCGTCCCCCGGGTGCTGCGCGCCCAGGGCGCCGTCCTGCTCACCTCCAACAAGTCGGACGTGTACGCCGTCACCCGCGCCGCGCGTGAACAGGCGGGCACGGTCTGGACGTTCGACCCGCAGGGCATCGCCCACTCCCCGCGCGCCATGTGGTGGGACCTGCTCGGCGAGTGCCACACCATCGAGGGCGCCCGTCGCCTCGCCGGCCACTTCGTGGCGTCCGTCAACGACGACACCGCGAAGAAGGACTTCTGGATCTCGGCCGCCCAGAACACCCTCACCGCACTGTTCCTCGCCGCGGCCCGCGGCAAGGCACCGGTCGTCGAGTTGCTCGGCTGGCTCGCCGATCCTGCCGACCGCACCCCGATCGACCTGCTGCGTGAGGCGAAACTCGTCGCGATGGCCGAGCAGTTGCAGGGCACGGTGCGCGGCGCCGTGGAGACGCGGGACGGCATCTACGAGACGGCCCGCCAGACCGTGTCCTGTCTGCTCGACCCGGAGATCCTCGCCTGGGTCACCCCCGACCCCGAGCTGCCCGAGTTCCTCCCCCATCAGCACGTTCTCGGCACGGACACCCTCTATCTGCTGTCCAAGGACGGCGGCGGATCGGCGGCGGGGGTCATCGCGGGCCTCGCCGACGCGACGATGCGGGCGGGTGTGGTCGCCGCGGAACGCATGGGCGGCAGGCTCGACCCGCCGCTCACCGCGGTCCTGGACGAGGCCGCCAACGTGTGCCGGATCTCCGATCTGCCCGACCTCTACTCGCACTTCGGCTCCCGGGGCATCAACGTCGTGACGCTGCTTCAGAGTTACCGGCAGGGCGCGCGGGTGTGGGGCGAGGTCGGCATGGACGCGCTGTGGAGCGCGGCCACCGTCAAGCTGCTCGGCGCGGGCCTGGACGACGCCGACTTCGTGCAGAAGATCTCCACCCTCGTCGGCCAGCACGATGTCCGCACCCCGAGCGTCTCCCGCAGCAAGGACGGCACCTCACGCTCGTACTCCTACCGCCAGGAGGCCGTCCTGCCGCCCGACAAGATCCGAGCCCTGCCCAAGGGCACCGCCCTCCTCCTCGCCACCGGAGTCCGGCCCGCCCTGATCCGGCTGCGCCCCTGGTACAAGGAGCCCGGCGCCGCGGCGATCTCGGCGGCGGCGAAGGCGGAGACGGCCGCGATCACCCAGCGGGCCGCAGGCCGTCTGCCGGGTGTGACCCTCGGGAAGCGGTAG
- a CDS encoding DUF418 domain-containing protein, with translation MKPDGTLPVPDERLGELDVLRGFALFGILLVNALMMAGPHAVFGGGPGASTLDRAAAWAVTALVSTKFYLLFSFLFGYSFVLQERSARRAGAAFAPRHLRRAAGLFALGVAHAVLLYPGDILMIYAVLSLVLYGLRGLAPRTAVRLAAALVVGLAVVLFGYGLLTVALAEPFTPGQYVPQVADSVAAHRGDALSVLGAHLRDLPSAIGVDLLYAPDLLAAFLAGLAAAGTRLVERRGRDRAWLRGIVVRWLPIGLAGGVATACCANWPMDNRWFYVGQAVAVLTAPALTASYACGLLLLLDAVRPAAVGLLAAAGRMALTHYLTQSLVLACVFTGYGLGLYDRVGPAAVLAGCVLLYGAQLAASAHLMRRMRYGPAELLLRTVTLAGRPTASRGSHPADGLRPAG, from the coding sequence ATGAAGCCGGACGGGACCCTGCCGGTCCCCGACGAGCGCCTGGGCGAGCTCGATGTGCTGCGCGGCTTCGCCCTGTTCGGCATCCTGCTGGTCAACGCCCTGATGATGGCGGGACCCCACGCGGTGTTCGGCGGCGGGCCGGGGGCCTCGACGCTGGACCGGGCGGCGGCCTGGGCGGTGACCGCGCTGGTCTCCACCAAGTTCTATCTGCTGTTCTCCTTCCTGTTCGGCTACAGCTTCGTCCTCCAGGAGCGGTCCGCGCGGCGCGCGGGTGCCGCGTTCGCCCCTCGTCATCTGCGGCGCGCGGCAGGGCTGTTCGCGCTCGGGGTCGCCCACGCCGTGCTGCTGTATCCCGGCGACATCCTGATGATCTACGCGGTCCTGTCGCTGGTCCTGTACGGACTGCGCGGCCTCGCCCCGCGGACCGCCGTGCGCCTCGCCGCTGCTCTGGTCGTCGGCCTCGCGGTCGTCCTGTTCGGGTACGGGCTGCTGACCGTCGCGCTCGCCGAGCCCTTCACCCCCGGCCAGTACGTTCCTCAGGTCGCGGACTCCGTCGCCGCCCACCGCGGCGACGCACTGTCGGTCCTCGGCGCCCATCTGCGCGACCTGCCATCGGCGATCGGCGTCGATCTCCTGTACGCCCCCGACCTGTTGGCCGCTTTCCTGGCGGGGCTCGCGGCGGCCGGAACCCGGCTCGTGGAGCGGCGCGGCCGGGACCGGGCGTGGCTGCGCGGGATCGTCGTACGGTGGCTGCCGATCGGCCTGGCCGGTGGTGTGGCCACCGCGTGCTGCGCGAACTGGCCCATGGACAACCGATGGTTCTACGTCGGGCAGGCGGTGGCGGTCCTCACCGCACCGGCGCTGACGGCGTCGTACGCCTGCGGCCTGCTCCTGCTGCTGGATGCCGTGCGCCCGGCGGCGGTAGGCCTGCTCGCCGCCGCCGGGCGGATGGCGCTCACCCACTACCTCACCCAGTCGCTGGTCCTCGCCTGCGTGTTCACGGGCTACGGACTCGGCCTCTACGACCGGGTCGGCCCCGCCGCCGTCCTCGCGGGCTGTGTGCTGCTGTACGGTGCCCAACTCGCCGCAAGCGCCCACCTGATGAGGCGGATGCGATACGGCCCCGCCGAGCTGTTGCTGCGTACCGTCACCCTGGCGGGGCGTCCTACCGCTTCCCGAGGGTCACACCCGGCAGACGGCCTGCGGCCCGCTGGGTGA
- a CDS encoding C40 family peptidase → MSQTRRTAVALTLACVLTGTVQQPAHAEPGTPSTLPEVRAELRRLYRDAERATEKYNAVDEKVTQQEKRVRTLTSQVRAAERKLGRLTSLAGAAARAQYRSGGMPAEVQFVLSSDPETALDNASLTRRAQQSTQGVLTALAETREDLSTRKDDASEELDGLRANRRSMAAERRTIEKNIAAARKVESRLKAEQRRRLAALEEKEADEAQAEWERSGILDQVGTEATPAGRRAIAYATKQLGKPYVWGAEGPDSFDCSGLTSQAWLHAGVTIPRTSEEQWRQLTRIPVASMRPGDLIIYYDDASHVAIYIGDGEVIQAPRPGRWVYVSPVASMEILGVVRPDA, encoded by the coding sequence ATGAGCCAGACAAGACGGACGGCGGTGGCCCTCACCCTGGCCTGCGTCCTGACAGGAACGGTCCAGCAGCCCGCCCACGCAGAGCCCGGGACGCCCTCGACCCTCCCCGAGGTACGCGCCGAACTCCGGCGCCTGTACCGCGACGCCGAACGCGCCACGGAGAAGTACAACGCCGTCGACGAGAAAGTGACCCAGCAGGAGAAACGCGTCCGCACCCTCACCTCCCAAGTCAGGGCGGCCGAGCGGAAACTGGGCCGCCTCACCTCGCTGGCCGGGGCCGCGGCCCGCGCCCAGTACCGGTCCGGCGGCATGCCCGCCGAGGTGCAGTTCGTCCTGTCCAGCGACCCCGAAACCGCCCTGGACAACGCCTCTTTGACGCGCCGCGCCCAGCAGTCCACACAGGGCGTCCTGACCGCTTTGGCCGAGACCCGCGAGGACCTGAGCACCCGGAAGGACGACGCTTCGGAGGAACTGGACGGCCTCAGGGCGAACCGTCGCTCCATGGCGGCCGAGCGCAGGACGATCGAGAAGAACATCGCCGCCGCCCGGAAGGTGGAGTCACGCCTGAAGGCGGAACAGCGCAGGAGACTGGCGGCACTTGAGGAGAAGGAGGCCGACGAGGCCCAGGCGGAGTGGGAGCGCTCGGGCATCCTCGACCAGGTCGGCACCGAGGCGACCCCGGCCGGCCGCAGGGCCATCGCCTACGCCACCAAGCAGCTCGGCAAGCCCTACGTCTGGGGTGCCGAGGGCCCCGACTCCTTCGACTGCTCCGGCCTGACCTCCCAGGCCTGGCTGCACGCGGGCGTCACCATCCCCCGCACCTCCGAGGAACAGTGGCGGCAGCTCACCAGGATCCCCGTCGCGAGCATGCGCCCCGGCGACCTGATCATCTACTACGACGACGCCAGCCACGTGGCGATCTACATCGGCGACGGCGAGGTCATCCAGGCCCCGCGCCCCGGGCGATGGGTGTACGTGTCACCGGTGGCGTCGATGGAGATCCTGGGGGTGGTACGGCCGGACGCCTGA
- a CDS encoding DUF4913 domain-containing protein, whose amino-acid sequence MRFILYQEGPEYGRTLRQLTLWVHHVLLPVYGREVSSTAPWCSAWWEHPEAVAQLHGLWLAWEELTDSDSPGSGPASWHRDCLGPVMLSLRDPAGPFAGCKPGAHRAKETPPVDAMDPFGPPPSDPKD is encoded by the coding sequence ATGAGGTTCATCCTGTACCAGGAAGGTCCGGAGTACGGGCGGACGCTGCGCCAGCTGACCCTGTGGGTCCACCATGTGCTGCTGCCGGTCTACGGCAGGGAGGTCAGCTCCACGGCCCCATGGTGTTCCGCCTGGTGGGAACACCCGGAGGCGGTCGCCCAGTTGCACGGGCTGTGGCTCGCCTGGGAGGAGCTGACCGACTCCGACTCCCCGGGCAGCGGCCCCGCCTCCTGGCACCGGGACTGTCTGGGCCCGGTCATGCTGAGCCTGCGGGACCCGGCCGGCCCCTTCGCCGGCTGCAAGCCCGGCGCCCACCGCGCGAAGGAGACTCCTCCCGTCGACGCGATGGACCCCTTCGGACCACCGCCCTCGGACCCGAAGGACTGA